In a genomic window of Chaetodon auriga isolate fChaAug3 chromosome 1, fChaAug3.hap1, whole genome shotgun sequence:
- the rpl13 gene encoding large ribosomal subunit protein eL13 — protein sequence MAPSRNGMILNPHFHKDWQKRVRTWFNQPARKIRRRKARQAKARLIAPRPVAGPLRPQVRCPTVRYHTKVRAGRGFTLEELKAAGIHKKTARTIGISVDPRRRNRSTESLQANVQRLKEYRSKLILFPRKASAPKKGDSTEEELKMATQLTGPVMPIRTVHKKEKARVISEDEKNFKAFASLRMARANARLFGIRAKRAREAAEQDVEKK from the exons ATGGCCCCCAGCCGGAATGGAATGATCTTGAACCCTCATTTCCACAAAGACTGGCAGAAAAGAGTGCGCACCTGGTTCAACCAGCCAGCCAGGAAGATCCGCAG GCGAAAGGCTCGTCAAGCCAAGGCCCGTCTCATTGCTCCCCGCCCCGTCGCTGGACCACTTAGGCCACAGGTCAGATGTCCCACTGTCAGGTACCACACCAAGGTTCGTGCCGGACGTGGCTTCACCCTGGAGGAACTTAAG GCAGCTGGCATCCACAAAAAGACAGCCCGCACCATTGGCATCTCTGTTGACCCTCGCCGTCGCAACAGATCTACAGAATCTCTGCAGGCCAACGTGCAGCGTCTGAAGGAGTACCGCTCCAAACTCATCCTGTTCCCCAGGAAGGCTTCTGCTCCCAAGAAGGGAGACAGCACT GAGGAGGAACTGAAGATGGCCACTCAGCTCACTGGTCCAGTCATGCCCATCAGAACT gTGCACAAGAAGGAGAAGGCCCGGGTTATCTCTGAGGATGAGAAGAATTTCAAGGCTTTCGCCAGTCTGCGTATGGCCCGCGCCAACGCTCGTCTTTTTGGCATCCGTGCCAAGAGAGCCAGAGAGGCCGCCGAGCAGGATGTGGAAAAGAAGTAA